In a genomic window of Curtobacterium sp. MCBD17_035:
- the rlmB gene encoding 23S rRNA (guanosine(2251)-2'-O)-methyltransferase RlmB, whose amino-acid sequence MKNTSGKRKGRPGAVRSGRTGNKQVGSGGQGRQALEGRGPTPKAEDRPYHPAGKRKAAQERLETARQRHGASSAPQPRASRPAPRRSGDESELVTGRNSVLEALRARIPASTLYVAARIEVDDRVKEILALATHRGVPVLEVMRPELDRISGHDAVHQGVALKVPPYEYAHADDLVDAAERRDQVPLLVALDGVTDPRNLGAIIRSTAAFGGHGVIVPQRRSVGVTASAWKTSAGAAARIPVAMAPNLTQTLKALQQRGLFVLGLDGDGDVQLDELELADRPIVIVVGSEGKGLSRLVTDTCDAVVSIPISSATESLNAGIAASVTLWEIARRRRGA is encoded by the coding sequence GTGAAGAACACCTCCGGCAAGCGCAAGGGCCGTCCGGGCGCCGTCCGCTCCGGCCGCACCGGCAACAAGCAGGTCGGTTCGGGCGGGCAGGGGCGCCAGGCGCTCGAGGGGCGTGGCCCCACCCCGAAGGCCGAGGATCGGCCGTACCACCCCGCGGGCAAGCGCAAAGCCGCGCAGGAACGGCTCGAGACCGCCCGTCAGCGGCACGGTGCGTCGAGCGCGCCGCAGCCCCGGGCCTCCCGGCCGGCACCGCGGCGGTCGGGTGACGAGTCGGAGCTCGTGACCGGGCGCAACTCCGTGCTCGAGGCGCTCCGCGCGCGGATCCCGGCGAGCACGCTCTACGTCGCCGCCCGGATCGAGGTCGACGACCGCGTCAAGGAGATCCTGGCGCTCGCGACGCACCGCGGTGTGCCGGTGCTCGAGGTCATGCGGCCCGAGCTCGACCGCATCTCGGGCCACGACGCGGTGCACCAGGGTGTCGCGCTCAAGGTGCCGCCGTACGAGTACGCCCACGCGGACGACCTCGTCGACGCGGCCGAGCGTCGCGACCAGGTGCCGTTGCTCGTGGCACTCGACGGCGTGACGGACCCCCGGAACCTTGGGGCGATCATCCGGTCCACGGCTGCGTTCGGCGGCCACGGTGTCATCGTGCCGCAGCGCCGTTCGGTCGGCGTCACGGCCTCGGCGTGGAAGACCTCGGCCGGTGCCGCGGCGCGCATCCCCGTGGCGATGGCGCCGAACCTCACGCAGACGCTCAAGGCCCTGCAGCAGCGCGGGCTGTTCGTGCTCGGACTCGACGGTGACGGCGACGTGCAGCTCGACGAACTCGAACTCGCCGACCGGCCGATCGTCATCGTCGTCGGGAGCGAGGGCAAGGGCCTGTCGCGGCTCGTCACGGACACGTGCGACGCTGTCGTGTCGATCCCGATCTCGAGCGCCACGGAGTCGCTCAACGCCGGGATCGCCGCGAGCGTCACCCTGTGGGAGATCGCCCGCCGCCGTCGAGGGGCCTGA
- the cysS gene encoding cysteine--tRNA ligase: MTVRLYDSRAGEVVPFTPLTDGHVGMYVCGPTVQSSPHIGHLRSALVYDLWRRWLVHRGYEVTLVRNVTDIDDKILDLAAGSGEEWWARAYRFELEFAAGYRALGILPPTYEPRATASVSEMQAIIARLVERGHAYPAADDSGDVYFDTASWPDYGALTHQRRDDMVDATDADPRGKRDPRDFALWKGTKAGEPASASWPSPWGAGRPGWHIECSAMSRRYLGAAFDIHGGGLDLRFPHHENELAQSTAAGDAFATYWLHNGLVTVDGQKMSKSLGNSIFAADFLAAARPVVVRYFLASAHYRSTIDHHEGSLAEAEAAFERIAGFLSRARRRLVDEPVRVAAVVPDAFAAAMDDDLAVPQALAVLHETVRAGNAALDADDIAALGAAHQQVTAMVEVLGIDPLADTWSAGPEASDRAAGPLAQLVERLVAERTTARAARDFATADRVRDDLAAAGITIEDTPSGTHWSIA, translated from the coding sequence GTGACCGTTCGCCTGTACGACTCCCGCGCGGGGGAGGTCGTCCCCTTCACGCCGCTGACCGACGGCCACGTGGGCATGTACGTCTGCGGTCCGACGGTGCAGTCCTCCCCGCACATCGGGCACCTCCGTTCGGCGCTGGTCTACGACCTCTGGCGGCGGTGGCTCGTGCACCGTGGGTACGAGGTCACGCTCGTCCGGAACGTCACGGACATCGACGACAAGATCCTCGACCTCGCGGCCGGGTCCGGCGAGGAGTGGTGGGCCCGCGCCTACCGGTTCGAGCTCGAGTTCGCGGCCGGCTACCGGGCGCTCGGGATCCTCCCCCCGACCTACGAACCGCGGGCCACCGCGAGCGTGTCCGAGATGCAGGCGATCATCGCCCGCCTGGTCGAGCGGGGCCACGCCTACCCCGCGGCGGACGACTCGGGCGACGTCTACTTCGACACGGCGAGCTGGCCGGACTACGGAGCGCTGACGCACCAGCGTCGCGACGACATGGTGGACGCCACCGATGCCGATCCGCGGGGCAAGCGCGACCCGCGTGACTTCGCCCTCTGGAAGGGCACGAAGGCGGGCGAGCCCGCATCCGCATCCTGGCCGTCCCCCTGGGGTGCGGGGCGACCGGGCTGGCACATCGAGTGTTCCGCGATGTCCCGGCGGTACCTGGGTGCGGCGTTCGACATCCACGGGGGCGGCCTCGACCTGCGCTTCCCGCACCACGAGAACGAACTCGCGCAGTCGACGGCGGCCGGTGACGCCTTCGCCACCTACTGGCTGCACAACGGCCTCGTCACGGTCGACGGCCAGAAGATGTCGAAGTCGCTCGGCAACTCGATCTTCGCGGCGGACTTCCTCGCGGCCGCGCGCCCCGTCGTGGTGCGGTACTTCCTGGCGTCGGCGCACTACCGCTCGACGATCGACCACCACGAGGGCTCCCTCGCCGAGGCCGAGGCGGCGTTCGAGCGCATCGCCGGGTTCCTGTCGCGTGCCCGCCGGCGCCTCGTGGACGAGCCCGTGCGCGTGGCCGCCGTCGTCCCCGACGCGTTCGCCGCCGCGATGGACGACGACCTCGCCGTTCCGCAGGCCCTCGCGGTGCTCCACGAGACGGTCCGGGCCGGCAACGCCGCGCTCGACGCCGACGACATCGCCGCGCTCGGCGCCGCCCACCAGCAGGTCACGGCCATGGTCGAGGTGCTCGGGATCGACCCGCTCGCCGACACCTGGTCCGCCGGCCCCGAGGCCTCGGACCGCGCCGCCGGTCCGCTCGCCCAACTCGTCGAGCGGCTCGTCGCCGAGCGCACCACTGCCCGTGCCGCCCGCGACTTCGCCACGGCGGACCGCGTGCGCGACGACCTCGCCGCCGCCGGCATCACGATCGAGGACACCCCCTCCGGAACCCATTGGAGCATCGCGTGA
- a CDS encoding response regulator transcription factor — MTHILIVDDEPALSDPLSFLLQREGYETTVAADGVAALAQFDAVTPDLVLLDLMLPGLPGTEVCRQIRTRSNVPIIMLTAKDSEVDVVVGLELGADDYVTKPYSTRELLARIRAVLRRRVDDDQADSGVLQVGAIRMDVERHTVTVDGAETPMPLKEFELLELLLRNAGRVLTRGQLIDRVWGSDYFGDTKTLDVHIKRIRSKIERTPSVPEVLVTVRGLGYRIEA, encoded by the coding sequence GTGACCCACATCCTCATCGTCGACGACGAACCCGCCCTGAGCGACCCCCTGAGCTTCCTGCTGCAGCGCGAGGGCTACGAGACCACCGTGGCCGCCGACGGCGTCGCCGCACTCGCGCAGTTCGACGCCGTGACGCCGGACCTCGTGCTCCTCGACCTCATGCTCCCGGGGCTGCCCGGCACCGAGGTCTGCCGACAGATCCGGACGCGGTCGAACGTGCCGATCATCATGCTCACGGCGAAGGACTCCGAGGTGGACGTCGTCGTGGGCCTCGAGCTCGGTGCCGACGACTACGTCACGAAGCCGTACTCGACCCGCGAGCTCCTGGCCCGGATCCGCGCGGTGCTCCGGCGCCGCGTCGACGACGACCAGGCGGACAGCGGCGTGCTGCAGGTGGGCGCCATCCGGATGGACGTCGAGCGGCACACGGTCACCGTGGACGGCGCCGAGACGCCGATGCCGCTCAAGGAGTTCGAGCTCCTCGAGCTGCTCCTCCGGAATGCCGGGCGCGTCCTGACCCGCGGTCAGCTCATCGACCGCGTGTGGGGGTCCGACTACTTCGGGGACACGAAGACCCTCGACGTGCACATCAAGCGGATCCGCTCGAAGATCGAGCGGACGCCGTCCGTGCCCGAGGTGCTCGTCACCGTGCGCGGGCTCGGCTACCGCATCGAGGCCTGA
- the ispD gene encoding 2-C-methyl-D-erythritol 4-phosphate cytidylyltransferase produces MRAVVVVAAGSGTRLGFGVPKAFVPVAGRRMLERALEPLFTLAEPTFVVVVAPVERLDECRALVADVAGPAVGHTAVVPGGPDRHASVEAGLAALPDSVASVLVHDAARCLTPADQVERVFQAVRTTGAGVVPALPVTDTVKRVDVLGPDDGAVVVETVDRAALVGVQTPQGFPLEALRAAYASAARSETDDAGVFQAAGGVVHVVAGDADAFKITTAWDLRRAEAVVADRGADRRPSDSPGPGLPAGVPVAARVGLGVDVHAFDAAVPCRVGLLAFPDEPGLAGHSDGDAVAHAVCDALLSAAGLGDIGGRFGTDDPRYAGASGTVFLQGTVALLAEAGWVPTSVSVQVIGNRPRIGARREEMQDALAAVVGVPVAVSGTTTDGLGFTGRGEGLAAIATALVHRATGADTVHTAAVD; encoded by the coding sequence GTGCGCGCGGTCGTCGTGGTCGCGGCGGGTTCGGGGACCCGGCTCGGGTTCGGCGTCCCGAAGGCGTTCGTGCCGGTCGCCGGCCGTCGGATGCTCGAGCGGGCGCTCGAACCGCTGTTCACGCTCGCCGAGCCCACGTTCGTCGTGGTCGTCGCTCCCGTCGAGCGGCTCGACGAGTGCCGTGCCCTCGTCGCCGACGTCGCCGGACCGGCGGTCGGCCACACGGCGGTCGTGCCGGGAGGCCCCGATCGCCACGCGTCCGTCGAGGCCGGCCTGGCAGCCCTGCCGGACTCCGTCGCCTCGGTGCTCGTCCACGACGCCGCCCGGTGCCTCACCCCGGCCGACCAGGTCGAGCGGGTGTTCCAGGCCGTGCGGACCACGGGCGCGGGGGTCGTCCCGGCGCTCCCGGTGACGGACACCGTGAAGCGCGTCGACGTCCTCGGTCCCGATGACGGCGCCGTCGTCGTCGAGACCGTGGACCGAGCCGCACTCGTCGGTGTGCAGACGCCCCAGGGGTTCCCGCTCGAAGCACTCCGGGCCGCGTACGCGTCCGCCGCCCGCTCCGAGACCGACGACGCCGGGGTGTTCCAGGCCGCGGGCGGCGTGGTGCACGTGGTGGCGGGTGACGCGGACGCCTTCAAGATCACGACCGCCTGGGACCTCCGTCGCGCGGAGGCCGTGGTCGCCGACCGCGGGGCGGACCGGCGGCCGTCGGATTCGCCTGGTCCGGGCCTCCCGGCCGGGGTGCCGGTGGCGGCGCGCGTCGGGCTGGGTGTCGACGTCCACGCGTTCGACGCCGCAGTGCCGTGCCGGGTCGGGTTGCTCGCGTTCCCGGATGAGCCCGGGCTCGCGGGCCACAGTGACGGGGACGCCGTGGCGCACGCGGTGTGCGACGCCCTGTTGTCCGCCGCCGGGCTCGGGGACATCGGCGGTCGGTTCGGGACCGACGATCCCCGCTACGCCGGCGCGTCGGGGACCGTGTTCCTGCAGGGGACGGTGGCGCTCCTGGCCGAGGCCGGTTGGGTGCCGACGAGCGTCAGCGTGCAGGTCATCGGGAACCGGCCGCGGATCGGTGCCCGGCGCGAGGAGATGCAGGACGCACTCGCGGCGGTCGTCGGTGTGCCGGTCGCGGTGTCCGGGACGACCACCGACGGCCTCGGGTTCACGGGCCGGGGCGAGGGGCTCGCCGCCATCGCCACGGCGCTCGTGCACAGGGCGACGGGTGCCGACACCGTCCACACGGCGGCCGTCGACTGA
- a CDS encoding CarD family transcriptional regulator: MQFEVGETVVYPHHGAATISEVKTRIIKGEEKVYLKLRVTQGDLTIEVPADNVDLVGVRDVIGKEGLDRVFEVLRAPFTEEPTNWSRRYKANLEKLASGDVIKVSEVVRDLWRRDQDRGLSAGEKRMLAKARQILISELALAEKTDEDQASTVLDEVLAS, from the coding sequence ATGCAATTCGAGGTCGGCGAAACCGTCGTCTACCCCCACCACGGGGCGGCAACCATCTCTGAAGTCAAGACGCGGATCATCAAGGGCGAGGAGAAGGTCTACCTCAAGCTGCGTGTCACCCAGGGTGACCTGACGATCGAGGTGCCGGCGGACAACGTCGACCTCGTCGGTGTCCGTGACGTCATCGGCAAAGAGGGCCTGGACCGCGTGTTCGAGGTCCTGCGCGCCCCGTTCACCGAGGAGCCGACGAACTGGTCGCGCCGGTACAAGGCGAACCTCGAGAAGCTCGCCTCGGGTGACGTCATCAAGGTCTCCGAGGTCGTCCGCGACCTCTGGCGCCGCGACCAGGACCGCGGTCTCTCCGCCGGCGAGAAGCGCATGCTCGCCAAGGCCCGTCAGATCCTGATCTCCGAGCTCGCCCTCGCCGAGAAGACCGACGAGGACCAGGCCTCGACCGTCCTCGACGAGGTCCTCGCCTCCTGA